The genomic stretch TCTTAAAACTTGGATCGACAGACTTGGCTACTTGTGGGCTGAAGGCGAGCTGATCAACAAAGTCGGTGCTGTCTTCTGCACAACGGCAACAACACACGGCGGCTTGGAAATGACAATGCACAATTTAATCACGCCGATGTTCCACCAAGGCATGATTGTTGTCGGACTGCCTGGCAACGTGCCTGAAAACGCACTTTATGGCTCTTATTACGGAGCAGGTGTCACTTGTCCGGTAGACAGTGATGAGTTAATGTCTGAGGAAGGTATTCAGCTTGGACGCGCGTTGGGAAGACGTGTCAGCCAAGTCACAGGAAACCTAACAGCAGGACAGTAAGGAGAGGTTGAAATGGCCATTATTATAGCAATAATTGCTGCTGTCATTGTCATTGCGGCCCTTATTACATTTAACGTCCGCAACGCCTCACCTGGACCTGAGAAGCAAGAAGCAACCGATAGAATCGCACCTCCAGAAGAGGAAAAAAACGAAGCGCATTACCCTGCTGAAGCAAGGGCTGCCGAGCATACGCCATCCGTTGTCAAAAACGATTCTCCAAAAGAGAAGCGTGACACAATGGGTGATGATATTTACAGGCAGGCGCTGCAAAAGTTTAAGCATTCTGATGAAGTTCATGCAGAAGAAGAGGTCACTGAGGAAAGTGACAAAATGCAGGACCGCAGCTATCGTGATGCGCTGCTCTCTATGAAAAATAAGAAAAAGTAATGAAAAAGGCAAATCCGTTTACTCATGCGGGTTTGCCTTTTTTGCTGTTTCCATCAATTATGTTTTTATCAAATAAATCCATGGAATATGTTGTATTCCACCTTGATCTAGTGTACTATGTTACTCATACACCGAGGATTTTTTCCGGGAGGTAAAGACATGAATTCTTTTTTAGGTTTATTAAAGAAAGATATCAAGCTTTCAAGAATGTGGCTGCTAGTATGGATATGCGGAATCATTTTCTTATTGGGAACAGGCCATATTATAGCTTCTCGCACGAAAGAACCTCTAGTCATTTTTGGTTTTTTTGTTGCAGTTGCTTTTTTTCTGCTTTTCTTATCTCCTGTTTTTGTTTTTTATCACCTTCGCAAGGAAGGGAAATCACAGCTTTGGCTGTACAATCCAAATGGCGGCTTATGGCTGTTTTCTTCTAAATTGGCAGCATCTTTGCTCTATCAATTTGTGATTCAGTTGGCATTAACAGCCTATGGCATATGGATGTATCATATGCTCTCTGTAAAAAATCTGCTGGAGCATCAAGTTGATATAACGAGTACAGTGGCTTTGCTGAATATGTATGGGCTTATTTCTTCGTTAGATATGTCAGTAACAGTCATTGTGTTTTGGACTGTTTTTCACTCTCTCAGAAATTGGCGCGGAATGCGGTGGGCTGCGATGGTTCTGTTGGTCGCAATGTGGTTATTCTTCGATGAATACATCATAAGCCCTTTGGTTGAATCTCAAAAGCATTTCTGGCCTGTAACAGTCTATTGCAATTTTGATTTCCACTTCCACAATGTTTGGAGATTGGAACTAAAACCTATCCATCTGTCTGTGCTAGGGTTTCCTATTGCTATAGTCATCACATTCTTGCTGCTCATCATGGCTTCAAAACTGCTTGATCGTAAAGTAGAGGTGTAAATATGGACAATCAATTCCAATCCTCGAAACCGATTTATCTGCAGATCGCTGATCAGATCTTTTATAGGCTGGTCAGGAAGGAGCTGCTCCCAGGAGACAAGCTTCCTTCAGTAAGAGAAATGGCGATTCAAACTAAAGTAAATCCCAATACAATTCAAAGAACTTACAGTGAGATGGAAAGGCTGGGTATTGTGGAGACAAGAAGAGGTCAAGGGACGTTTATTGCGGAAAAAGCAGAAATCGTAGACGAGCTGAAAGACAAGCTGACACGAGAGGTGCTGGAAGGCTTTGTCAAGCAAATGAAAGAGCTGGGGCTAACGAAAGAAGAAATGTTAGAAGGGATTAAAACATTCACAGAGGGAGGCTAAAATGGAAATCAAGCTAGAACATGTATCAAAAAAATACGGCCGCCATACGGCCGTCAATGATGTGTCAATCACCCTATCATCCGGACGGATTTATGGCCTGATTGGACCGAACGGCAGCGGCAAGTCAACGACCCTGAAAATGATGGCTGGCCTTCTGTTTCCGACTTCAGGATTTGTAAAAGTTGATGAAGAGCAGGTTACGAGAGAAATGGTGCGTCAAACGGCTTATCTTACTGAGCTTGATATGTTTTATCCGCATTTCACTGTTAAAGATATGGTGAATTTTTATCAGTCGCAGTTTCCTGATTTTCATACAGAACAGGTTTATAAGCTATTGAATGAGATGCAGCTGAATCCGGAAAAAAAGATCAAAAAGCTATCAAAAGGAAATCGGGGCAGGCTGAAAATCGTTCTTGCTTTAGCGAGACGGGCAGACGTCATCTTGCTTGATGAACCTTTTTCCGGGCTTGATCCGATGGTCAGGGATTCCATCGTAAACAGCCTTGTGTCGTACATTGATTTTGAGCAGCAGATTGTCGTGATCGCGACACATGAAATTGATGAAATTGAGACTTTGTTAGATGAAGTAATCATCCTCGCCAATGGAGAAAAAGTTGCGCAGCGTGAAGTAGAAGATATTCGTGAACAGGAAGGCATGTCTGTTTTGCAATGGTTTAAATCAAAAATGGAAGTTTGCTAGAAAGAGGAGGAATATGATGAAAACAGTGTTGGAATTGAAAAACGTGACTAAAAACATCAGAGGCCGAACGATCATTGATGATCTCAGTTTTACGATTCGTGAAGGCGAGGTATTCGGTTTTTTAGGACCAAACGGAGCGGGGAAAACGACAACCATCCGGATGATGGTGGGGTTAATGAAGCTGTCGAAAGGTGATGTCCTCATTTGCGGCCAATCAATTACGAAAGAATATGCCAAGGCGATTAAGCATATCGGAGCGATCGTTGAGAATCCCGAGCTGTATAAATTTTTGAGCGGATATAAAAATCTCCAGCAATTCGCAAGGATGGTCAAGGGTGTCACGAAGGAAAAAATTGATGAAGTTGTTGAACTGGTCGGTTTAACAGACAGAATCCACGACAAGGTGAAAACATATTCTCTGGGGATGAGACAGCGTCTTGGCTTGGCACAATGCCTTCTGCACGATCCGAAAGTGCTGATTTTGGATGAACCGACAAACGGCCTTGATCCGGCGGGGATCAGAGAAATCAGAGATCATTTAAAGAAGCTGACCCGAGAAAGAGGAATGGCTGTCATCGTTTCAAGCCACCTGCTGTCAGAAATGGAACTGATGTGTGATCGAATTGCGATTCTGCAAAAAGGAAAGCTGATCGATATTCAAAATGTAAAAGATGAAAACATTGATGAGAATGATACATATTTCTTCCAGGTTGAGCAGCCGAGTGAAGCCGCTACTGTTTTAAATCAGTACGATTTGCTGAGTAAGACAAATGGTGTAGAAATCAAACTGGCTAAAGAGGAAGTCCCTGCGGTTATTGAATTGCTGGTGATGCAGCAAATCCGTATTTATGAGGTCAAGGTCATAACAAAATCATTAGAGGACCGTTTCTTAGAAATGACAGGT from Bacillus subtilis subsp. subtilis str. 168 encodes the following:
- the yhcB gene encoding NADH:quinone oxidoreductase associated to benzoate stress (Evidence 2a: Function from experimental evidences in other organisms; PubMedId: 15754243, 18041955, 17951395, 19665595, 20011599; Product type e: enzyme), producing the protein MKIYVVYDSEGEHTKVLAEAIAEGARENDAAEVFIDHVDQADIRKLKDMDAIIWGCPGHFGTISSGLKTWIDRLGYLWAEGELINKVGAVFCTTATTHGGLEMTMHNLITPMFHQGMIVVGLPGNVPENALYGSYYGAGVTCPVDSDELMSEEGIQLGRALGRRVSQVTGNLTAGQ
- the yhcC gene encoding hypothetical membrane protein (Evidence 5: Unknown function), coding for MAIIIAIIAAVIVIAALITFNVRNASPGPEKQEATDRIAPPEEEKNEAHYPAEARAAEHTPSVVKNDSPKEKRDTMGDDIYRQALQKFKHSDEVHAEEEVTEESDKMQDRSYRDALLSMKNKKK
- the yhcD gene encoding hypothetical protein (Evidence 5: Unknown function) encodes the protein MKKANPFTHAGLPFLLFPSIMFLSNKSMEYVVFHLDLVYYVTHTPRIFSGR
- the yhcE gene encoding putative integral inner membrane orphan protein (Evidence 3: Putative function from multiple computational evidences; PubMedId: 15849754, 16850406; Product type m: membrane component), whose amino-acid sequence is MNSFLGLLKKDIKLSRMWLLVWICGIIFLLGTGHIIASRTKEPLVIFGFFVAVAFFLLFLSPVFVFYHLRKEGKSQLWLYNPNGGLWLFSSKLAASLLYQFVIQLALTAYGIWMYHMLSVKNLLEHQVDITSTVALLNMYGLISSLDMSVTVIVFWTVFHSLRNWRGMRWAAMVLLVAMWLFFDEYIISPLVESQKHFWPVTVYCNFDFHFHNVWRLELKPIHLSVLGFPIAIVITFLLLIMASKLLDRKVEV
- the yhcF gene encoding putative transcriptional regulator (GntR family) (Evidence 3: Putative function from multiple computational evidences; Product type r: regulator), which translates into the protein MDNQFQSSKPIYLQIADQIFYRLVRKELLPGDKLPSVREMAIQTKVNPNTIQRTYSEMERLGIVETRRGQGTFIAEKAEIVDELKDKLTREVLEGFVKQMKELGLTKEEMLEGIKTFTEGG
- the yhcG gene encoding putative ABC transporter ATP-binding protein (Evidence 3: Putative function from multiple computational evidences; PubMedId: 15870467; Product type t: transporter), with the protein product MEIKLEHVSKKYGRHTAVNDVSITLSSGRIYGLIGPNGSGKSTTLKMMAGLLFPTSGFVKVDEEQVTREMVRQTAYLTELDMFYPHFTVKDMVNFYQSQFPDFHTEQVYKLLNEMQLNPEKKIKKLSKGNRGRLKIVLALARRADVILLDEPFSGLDPMVRDSIVNSLVSYIDFEQQIVVIATHEIDEIETLLDEVIILANGEKVAQREVEDIREQEGMSVLQWFKSKMEVC
- the yhcH gene encoding putative ABC transporter (ATP-binding protein) (Evidence 3: Putative function from multiple computational evidences; PubMedId: 7476193, 15870467; Product type t: transporter); this translates as MKTVLELKNVTKNIRGRTIIDDLSFTIREGEVFGFLGPNGAGKTTTIRMMVGLMKLSKGDVLICGQSITKEYAKAIKHIGAIVENPELYKFLSGYKNLQQFARMVKGVTKEKIDEVVELVGLTDRIHDKVKTYSLGMRQRLGLAQCLLHDPKVLILDEPTNGLDPAGIREIRDHLKKLTRERGMAVIVSSHLLSEMELMCDRIAILQKGKLIDIQNVKDENIDENDTYFFQVEQPSEAATVLNQYDLLSKTNGVEIKLAKEEVPAVIELLVMQQIRIYEVKVITKSLEDRFLEMTGETKEEVQHA